Proteins co-encoded in one Hyphomicrobiales bacterium genomic window:
- a CDS encoding S8 family serine peptidase yields the protein MRILTLIFIFLIASIQIGHAQEQKENWLLASADDLVGRRYIVVTIPIASQDRLKAQIDKISSEYGIDLVAEWPISSITVHCIVFKVGFSKSISELMSVMEKDSNIGTVQRMNAFETLNTPTYDDELFKLQTNLSNIDILSVHQKTTGRDVNIAVIDTGIDFSHPDLSNRGFKSKDFVSVEKRKENPAERHGTAIAGVIAASNANRKGIVGVAPDARVIGMRGCWQSTILKKGRCSTFSLARALNVAIAQKVDIINLSLGGPFDPLLAKIIKAAIEDHAIVVVAAYGPNKKARFPANQPGVIGVSGQKIAKGIIAGPSIDVLSTSPGGNYDFFSGASIATAHVSAIAALMLEIEKNLSPKMISNLMISSNQKPLNGGNLNACAILSKIDDIVC from the coding sequence ATGCGTATTCTAACTCTGATATTTATTTTTTTGATCGCTTCAATACAAATTGGGCATGCGCAAGAACAAAAGGAAAATTGGCTCTTGGCATCTGCTGATGATCTCGTTGGTCGGCGGTATATTGTCGTAACCATTCCGATTGCTTCGCAAGATCGTTTGAAGGCGCAGATCGATAAAATATCTAGTGAGTATGGAATAGACCTTGTTGCCGAATGGCCAATATCCAGCATCACGGTTCACTGTATTGTCTTTAAGGTGGGGTTTAGTAAATCAATTTCTGAGCTCATGTCCGTTATGGAAAAAGACAGTAATATCGGGACCGTTCAACGAATGAACGCGTTTGAAACGTTAAATACGCCGACATATGATGATGAATTATTCAAGCTTCAAACCAACCTATCCAACATTGACATCTTGTCGGTTCATCAAAAAACAACCGGCCGCGATGTTAATATAGCGGTTATAGATACCGGCATTGATTTTTCGCATCCAGATTTGTCAAATCGTGGCTTCAAAAGCAAAGATTTTGTGAGCGTTGAAAAAAGAAAAGAAAACCCAGCGGAAAGACATGGGACTGCAATTGCTGGTGTTATTGCAGCCAGCAATGCTAACCGAAAAGGAATAGTTGGCGTTGCCCCAGACGCAAGGGTTATTGGCATGCGTGGTTGCTGGCAGAGCACTATCTTAAAGAAAGGAAGGTGCAGTACATTCTCGCTCGCTCGCGCACTGAATGTCGCCATTGCTCAAAAAGTTGATATAATAAATCTCAGTCTTGGGGGCCCATTTGACCCGTTACTTGCTAAAATAATCAAAGCAGCAATTGAAGACCACGCCATCGTGGTTGTTGCTGCTTATGGCCCCAATAAAAAAGCACGGTTCCCAGCTAATCAGCCTGGCGTTATTGGTGTCTCTGGCCAAAAGATTGCGAAAGGTATCATCGCTGGCCCTAGCATTGATGTATTAAGCACTTCGCCTGGTGGAAACTACGATTTCTTCTCAGGCGCCTCTATTGCGACTGCTCATGTATCCGCCATCGCAGCTTTAATGCTTGAGATAGAAAAGAACCTCAGTCCCAAAATGATATCTAATCTTATGATAAGCTCGAACCAAAAACCTTTGAATGGTGGAAATTTGAACGCTTGTGCAATTCTTTCAAAGATTGATGATATTGTTTGTTAA
- a CDS encoding RNA polymerase sigma factor, protein MFLATSNTTVPSDDKSPNEIDKQLLTAIASGDKDAFERFYRRYFKKVVGFAIRTTVNNETAEDVAVDTMMVVWRTANNFGDRSKVSTWVFGIAYRVALKACAKNKTDVDDNVEPDELPHESTGMDELERVFLRDQLGRALQSLSIEQRSVMELTYYYGCTYPEIGEIMGCPVGTVKTRMLHARSNMKHILSTQPRR, encoded by the coding sequence ATGTTCTTGGCGACATCTAACACAACTGTTCCGTCAGATGATAAGAGTCCAAATGAGATCGACAAGCAGCTGTTAACAGCGATTGCGTCCGGGGATAAAGATGCGTTTGAGCGGTTCTACCGTCGCTATTTTAAGAAAGTTGTTGGGTTCGCCATTCGAACAACCGTCAACAATGAAACTGCTGAAGATGTAGCCGTTGATACGATGATGGTGGTCTGGCGTACGGCCAACAATTTTGGCGACAGATCTAAAGTATCCACGTGGGTTTTCGGCATTGCTTACCGAGTGGCGCTTAAAGCCTGCGCCAAAAATAAAACTGATGTTGACGATAATGTAGAGCCCGATGAGTTGCCGCATGAGTCAACCGGAATGGATGAATTGGAACGTGTTTTCTTGCGTGATCAATTAGGCCGCGCTCTGCAAAGCTTATCAATAGAGCAACGTAGTGTGATGGAACTGACTTACTATTACGGGTGCACCTATCCTGAGATTGGTGAAATCATGGGTTGCCCCGTTGGAACAGTGAAGACGCGGATGTTGCATGCGCGTTCAAATATGAAACATATTTTGTCGACACAACCACGTCGATAA
- a CDS encoding complex I NDUFA9 subunit family protein has translation MRNDTKLVTVFGGSGFVGRYVVKALAERGYRVRVACRRPDLAGFLRPLGTVGQVQPIQANLRYPASVAKAVEGADAVVNLVGILYKSGKQNFDAVQARGARTIAEATKAAGISSLVQMSAIGADASSDIDYARTKAEGEAAVLEAVPEAVIVRPSIVFGPEDDFFNRFADMSTIAPALPLIGGGHTQFQPVYVGDVAEVIARGVDGALEQGAAYELGGPRVASFKECLNLMLDTIHRKKALLPIPFGIAKIQGAILGLLPKPLLTKDQVCLLEHDNVVSEDAKASGRTLEGLGINPQSMETILPTYLVRFRPYGQFATKPAKPA, from the coding sequence ATGAGAAATGACACGAAACTGGTAACGGTTTTTGGCGGCTCCGGATTTGTTGGGCGCTATGTTGTAAAAGCCTTGGCCGAGCGCGGCTATCGGGTGCGGGTTGCATGTCGTAGGCCTGATCTTGCAGGCTTCTTGCGCCCCTTAGGAACCGTTGGCCAAGTTCAACCAATTCAAGCCAATCTTCGCTATCCAGCTTCGGTCGCAAAGGCTGTTGAAGGTGCGGATGCTGTCGTTAATCTGGTCGGTATTTTATATAAATCTGGCAAACAAAACTTCGATGCTGTGCAAGCGCGTGGAGCCAGAACGATCGCAGAAGCAACAAAAGCTGCTGGTATCAGCTCGCTGGTTCAAATGTCAGCCATTGGCGCGGATGCTTCCAGCGATATTGATTACGCCCGTACAAAGGCAGAAGGTGAAGCAGCCGTCCTTGAAGCTGTGCCAGAAGCTGTCATTGTTCGCCCATCCATTGTGTTTGGTCCTGAAGACGATTTCTTCAATCGTTTCGCTGATATGTCGACAATCGCGCCAGCTTTGCCCCTTATCGGTGGCGGGCATACACAATTCCAGCCGGTCTATGTGGGCGATGTCGCTGAAGTAATCGCGCGCGGTGTTGATGGTGCGCTAGAGCAAGGTGCAGCCTATGAGCTTGGCGGCCCACGGGTTGCTTCTTTCAAAGAATGCTTAAACTTGATGCTTGATACCATTCACAGAAAAAAGGCACTGCTGCCTATTCCGTTCGGTATTGCAAAAATTCAAGGGGCAATCTTGGGTCTGCTGCCAAAGCCGCTTTTGACCAAAGATCAAGTGTGCTTATTGGAGCATGATAATGTGGTGTCAGAAGACGCCAAGGCGAGCGGTCGCACTTTAGAAGGCCTTGGCATTAATCCGCAAAGCATGGAAACAATCCTGCCAACTTATCTTGTTCGCTTTAGACCATATGGCCAGTTTGCGACGAAGCCTGCTAAGCCTGCTTAA
- a CDS encoding NAD(P)-dependent oxidoreductase, which produces MSKPAIGFIGLGLMGSAMCDHMLDEGYQLTVIANRSREAVDAAVARGATEVKTSKEIAEASDIIMLCIDTSKSVEGRMYGDDGVIAGLSAGKVVIDFGTSLPASTIKIGADVAKTGATYLDSPIGRTPAHAKDGLLNLMCSGDKAGFDKAESVLNDLGENVFYLGALGSGHTIKLINNFYGMTVANAMAEAFAMADKMGVDGKQLHDVMAAGPLHSGMMDFVKAYAVDNDPSMLAFAIKNAAKDVGYYAQMSKDAGAESLMSQSTLKALNTAKEDGMGDDMVSQMYDFYKKNMG; this is translated from the coding sequence ATGTCTAAACCTGCAATCGGATTTATTGGCCTTGGCCTTATGGGCAGCGCTATGTGCGATCATATGCTTGATGAGGGCTATCAGCTTACTGTCATTGCCAATCGATCGCGCGAAGCTGTTGATGCTGCTGTTGCTCGTGGTGCAACTGAAGTCAAAACATCCAAAGAAATTGCAGAAGCAAGCGACATCATCATGCTTTGCATTGATACCTCAAAATCGGTTGAAGGACGCATGTATGGTGATGACGGCGTCATTGCTGGACTTTCGGCTGGTAAAGTCGTGATTGACTTTGGGACATCGCTGCCGGCTTCGACCATAAAAATCGGCGCTGATGTAGCGAAAACAGGCGCGACTTATTTGGATTCACCAATCGGCAGAACACCCGCGCACGCAAAAGACGGCCTGCTTAACTTAATGTGTTCAGGTGATAAAGCTGGTTTTGACAAAGCTGAATCTGTTCTCAATGATTTGGGTGAGAATGTCTTTTACCTTGGTGCTCTTGGTTCAGGCCACACCATCAAACTCATCAATAATTTCTACGGCATGACCGTTGCAAACGCGATGGCGGAAGCTTTCGCGATGGCTGATAAAATGGGCGTTGATGGCAAACAGCTCCATGATGTTATGGCAGCCGGCCCTTTGCATTCAGGCATGATGGATTTCGTTAAAGCTTATGCGGTCGACAATGACCCAAGCATGCTCGCCTTCGCCATTAAAAATGCAGCGAAAGATGTTGGGTACTACGCTCAAATGTCAAAAGATGCGGGTGCCGAATCTCTCATGTCTCAATCGACTTTGAAAGCGCTTAACACAGCAAAAGAAGACGGCATGGGGGATGATATGGTTTCCCAAATGTATGATTTCTATAAAAAGAACATGGGCTAG
- a CDS encoding iron-containing alcohol dehydrogenase, translated as MPPFIFNTTASVRFGAGLVSQLGEMVKASIGTRILLVTDPGMMTTGIVDNAINILKAAGVDVALFQDVESDPSEKVVLACAQAAIDHESQGVVGLGGGSSLDVAKLAALLATGNEKLADAYGVGNAKGPRLPLILVPTTSGTGSEVTPISIVTTGTNEKMGVVSPVIIPDIALLDPELTLGLPSHITAATGIDAMVHAIEAYASASANNNPISRMLAEKALQLMGPSLLAVVNDGSAIEGRSAMLLGSMMAGQAFANSPVAAVHALAYPLGGHFHIPHGLSNALVLPHVLRFNCEVAPQPYAELAPFAFPELAKLEGQERASAFCDSLADLSQKCGLQQSLKEMNIPRETLPKLASDAMNQTRLLVNNPREVKLADALAIYEAAY; from the coding sequence ATGCCCCCCTTTATTTTCAATACAACAGCCAGCGTTAGATTTGGCGCAGGTTTGGTGTCGCAGCTTGGCGAAATGGTAAAGGCCAGCATTGGGACACGTATTTTGCTGGTGACAGACCCTGGCATGATGACAACTGGCATTGTTGACAACGCGATAAACATATTAAAAGCCGCGGGTGTTGATGTGGCGTTGTTCCAAGATGTTGAATCTGATCCCTCAGAGAAAGTTGTGCTCGCATGCGCTCAAGCGGCCATCGACCATGAATCACAGGGCGTTGTTGGTCTTGGTGGCGGCTCATCCTTGGATGTTGCGAAACTGGCGGCCTTGCTTGCAACCGGTAATGAAAAGCTTGCGGATGCTTATGGTGTCGGCAATGCAAAGGGACCACGCTTGCCGTTAATTCTTGTGCCAACAACTTCTGGAACAGGCTCGGAAGTGACACCTATTTCGATTGTTACCACAGGCACCAATGAAAAAATGGGTGTCGTCTCACCTGTCATCATTCCAGATATAGCCCTGCTTGATCCAGAACTAACTTTGGGGCTGCCATCACACATCACAGCGGCAACAGGCATTGATGCCATGGTACATGCGATTGAGGCCTACGCATCTGCTAGCGCCAATAATAACCCAATCTCTCGCATGCTGGCAGAAAAAGCACTTCAGTTGATGGGGCCTTCGCTTTTGGCGGTTGTCAATGATGGGTCGGCTATTGAAGGCCGTTCCGCTATGTTGTTGGGATCAATGATGGCAGGCCAAGCGTTCGCCAACTCACCCGTCGCAGCTGTTCATGCATTAGCCTATCCACTTGGCGGCCATTTCCATATTCCACATGGGCTTTCAAATGCTCTCGTACTGCCCCACGTTTTGCGTTTCAATTGCGAAGTCGCTCCGCAACCTTATGCGGAATTGGCGCCATTTGCTTTTCCTGAACTGGCAAAATTAGAGGGCCAAGAACGCGCAAGCGCCTTTTGCGACTCTTTGGCTGATCTTTCACAAAAATGTGGCCTTCAGCAAAGTCTCAAAGAAATGAACATCCCGAGGGAAACGCTTCCCAAACTGGCAAGCGACGCGATGAACCAAACGCGTCTTCTCGTAAACAATCCACGTGAAGTTAAACTAGCTGACGCATTGGCAATTTATGAAGCTGCCTACTAA
- a CDS encoding glutathione S-transferase family protein — MLRLVHYPFSAQSRFIRLCLAEYGESAEMTEAKPWERRDALLQINPAGNIPILIEDDGPAICGHDVIAEYLDETRGPLQRDHRLMPENPQDRAEVRRLMYWFLVKMEGEATGYLCEEKVHKLERRNEGGAPDSQVIRAARSNMKSHMRYISYLASTRNYLGGLRLSYADLAAAAAISVMDYTGDIAWEEEEVARAWYSRVKSRPSFRPILAERLRGLPPSSHYADLDF, encoded by the coding sequence ATGCTGAGACTGGTTCATTACCCCTTTTCTGCCCAAAGCCGCTTCATCCGTCTTTGCTTAGCTGAATATGGTGAAAGTGCAGAAATGACGGAAGCAAAGCCGTGGGAACGCCGTGATGCGTTGTTACAGATTAATCCGGCTGGCAATATCCCGATTTTGATTGAAGATGATGGCCCTGCAATTTGTGGCCATGATGTTATTGCTGAATATCTTGATGAGACCCGTGGGCCTTTGCAGCGCGATCATCGTTTGATGCCAGAAAATCCGCAAGATCGCGCAGAAGTGCGCCGCTTGATGTATTGGTTCTTGGTGAAAATGGAAGGCGAAGCAACGGGTTATTTGTGCGAAGAAAAAGTGCATAAGCTCGAACGTCGCAATGAAGGCGGTGCGCCTGATAGTCAGGTTATTCGCGCTGCCCGCTCCAATATGAAATCGCATATGCGCTATATTTCTTATCTGGCAAGCACGCGCAATTATTTAGGCGGCCTTCGTCTTTCTTACGCAGATCTTGCAGCAGCTGCCGCCATATCGGTTATGGATTATACGGGCGACATTGCATGGGAAGAAGAAGAGGTTGCGAGAGCGTGGTATAGTCGCGTTAAATCGCGCCCGTCTTTCCGGCCAATATTAGCCGAGCGCTTGCGCGGTCTGCCACCGTCTTCCCACTACGCTGACCTAGACTTCTAA
- a CDS encoding outer membrane beta-barrel protein, protein MNSFNNTLSRGICIAVLTISGSAATFAADLDPEIQASPITESQKPSFYGSIFGGANFDVGSTDFTNGTTIVDTEFDTGFTVGGAVGYKWNHFNFGGFTPRTEIEVNYFDNDVDTIDFSGNGVGQEVVNGDSGVSGVGVFANLFFDLDTGTKFTPYVGGGVGVGFLDLDVFYNGPNLNLDDTDTAFGWHIGGGANLELTESTSFFVDARYQQFVNVDSLRRIGEAPVGGGTGPGGGDFEDDLASVLVRAGLTYRF, encoded by the coding sequence ATGAACTCATTTAACAACACCCTATCACGCGGCATATGCATTGCCGTTCTAACTATTTCGGGCTCCGCAGCTACATTTGCCGCTGATCTAGATCCTGAAATTCAAGCTTCGCCAATTACTGAGTCACAAAAGCCCAGCTTTTACGGCTCCATTTTTGGTGGCGCTAATTTTGATGTTGGCTCCACTGACTTTACGAATGGTACAACTATCGTCGACACAGAATTTGACACAGGCTTCACGGTTGGTGGTGCAGTTGGTTATAAGTGGAATCACTTCAATTTTGGCGGCTTCACGCCACGAACAGAAATTGAAGTGAATTATTTCGACAATGATGTCGATACAATCGATTTCTCAGGGAACGGCGTTGGTCAAGAAGTCGTCAATGGTGACAGCGGCGTTTCAGGCGTTGGCGTGTTTGCTAATCTCTTTTTTGATCTGGATACCGGCACAAAGTTCACGCCTTATGTTGGCGGTGGTGTTGGTGTTGGGTTCCTCGATCTTGATGTCTTTTACAATGGTCCAAACCTGAACCTTGACGATACCGACACGGCATTTGGTTGGCATATTGGCGGCGGTGCAAATCTTGAGCTGACCGAAAGCACTTCATTCTTTGTCGATGCCCGTTATCAGCAATTCGTCAATGTTGATAGCCTACGCCGTATTGGTGAAGCACCTGTTGGTGGCGGCACTGGTCCTGGCGGTGGAGACTTTGAAGACGATCTAGCCTCTGTTTTGGTTAGAGCTGGTCTAACTTACCGCTTCTAA